In Triplophysa dalaica isolate WHDGS20190420 chromosome 19, ASM1584641v1, whole genome shotgun sequence, the sequence ctcttcctcttccagcacctcttcctcttactgcacctcttcctcttactgcacctcttccagcacctcttcctgcacctcttcctcttactgcacctcttcctcttactgcacctcttccagcacctcttcctcttactgcacctcttcctcttccagcacctcttcctgcacctcttcctcttactgcacctcttcctgcacctcttcctcttccagcacctcttcctcttactgcacctcttcctcttactgcacctcttcctcttactgcatttcttccagcacctcttcctcttactgcacctcttccagcacctcttcctgcacctcttcctcttactgcacctcttccagcaCCTCTTCCTGCACCTcatcctcttactgcacctcttcctcttccagcacctcttcctgcacctcttcctcttactgcacctcttcctcttactaaacctcttcctcttactgcacctcttcctcttactgcacctcttccagcacctcttcctcttactgcacctcttcctcttactgcacctcttccagcTTCCTCTTCCACAATCCCATCACCTGCCTCTCCCCTCAGTCCTGCTGCTGGTGCAAAGCCATCACCcctgaaagaaaagaagatgaaaatGGAAATGCGTGTGTTAAAAAGGCAGAAAAGGGTTCTTGATGCAAAAGATAGGCTAATACAATTAAAGTCTGAATATTACACTCTAAAGATTGCAAAAATGCAAAGGGAATAAACACACTTAAATTGAgcaaaaatgtgtctttactCATTTGTacatatgtgtttatttacctAAAGTGTGTATAGACAAAGTGATCCCTGAATGCCAGTCCACATTGTTCCACTTCATCAACaaattctctgtgttcatcatcattatcatcatcatcatcgtcaaaCTCATCACCATCTTCTGTCTGTGGTATGTTCCTTTGCCGGCACAGGTTGTGAAGAAGCGCACACACAGTGATCACTTTACTCGTCTTCTCTGGACTAAGGCGGATTTCACTATGTAAAACGTGGAAACGTCGCTTTAGCTGTCCAATCCCCCTTTCCACCACGCTGCGTGTCTTCTTGTGTGCTATGAAACATACACCAAGGAACAGTAAACATTATTGATTTAACCAACAACACCAAGAGCcaccattataatttttaaaaagctttgacATTGTGGTCATGCTATTGAATTATGGCATCTAAATAATATAGCCAACATGTGCACTTACCTATTGTAATTTAACTGTGGTCCCACTTGTGGACGGAGGTAAGGTGTAAGGAGCCACGACTTACAGGGATAGCCACTGTCCCCCACCAAGTGACATCCAGCTGGCACATGATGTCTCTCAAACAGTTGCCTCAGACCACTTTCCATCAATATCCTCGAGTCATGAGTGGATCCGGGCCACTTTGCAACAACATCGAGAATTGTGAAGTTTGCAACGAACACAATCTGGGTATTGATGAGTGGGTTTTCTTTCTATTCACAAACACGTCCTCATCCTGACGTGGTGCAATTAGTTTAATATGGGTCCCGTCTATAGCACCGACCACTCCGGGCACACCGGCAATATCCATAAAGCTGGCTTTGTTTCTTTGGAGTTGGCGAATGTCCAAAGGAAAACTTATGAACTGTCGAATAATATGGGGTCTACAGAGTGCATTGATGGTTTGGTGGATGGATCTGCTTACCGATGGCTGGGATATCGCTAGATCGTCGGCATTACACAATTGCATTTTTCCCGTTGCCAGGTAACGAAGTGTtgtcaaacatttcaaatcGGCCCTGATTGGGTTGTTGCGAATAGTTGGCGCTGTTATTGCATCCCTCACAAGATCCACAACAATCAGTATTCCCTCACGGTTAAGGCGGTATCTTTGTATTAACTCTGTGTCATTAAGTGTCTCCAATACACTGCGTCGCACGGCCATTTTAAGATCCTTTGTGAATAGGTCTTAGTGAGTTAGGAGTCCTCTCGACTTCTTTTAAGCTGTCCCAGACTTAGGTGCTACTTTTAGGGCTAAAATGCTTTGTGAATTACTCTTAGTGAAAAAAATTAGGAGTCCTAAAGTTGGGAGTGACACGCCCATTATTTTTAGGTGTTGCTCCTAAATACGCCAGTTAGGACCTACTTTTAGCCTTAAAATGCTTTGTGAATACGGCCCTGGGCTATATGAAGTAGTAAGCGTCTTCTATCTAAGGTTTAACAGAAATCATAATTTTAAAAAAGTAGTCGATAGCAAATAGTGTCTCAGTCTATTGACAGAAGTATATGGTTGTTATCGTTGCGTAGGCTACTatcctttaaataattttgtaattgcaGTTTGATCGACAAGCACAGAGAAGAACTCTCTTAAATGGAAAGGGGCAAGCACAAAATCAGTGGATAAAAGACCACCTGACAGAGTATACAGAGAGCTTTCCAGAAGTTTCAATCGCCCTGGAAGCCAACATCCACTGATGTGTTTACGGACAGAAAGGGTTTGAGAGCCATAGCTTCCAGGAGATGTGGGAGCTCTACAGCCAGTATTCTGCACAGAAGGACAGGCCTGGTGATTTTGGTACGAGTCAGAGGGAAACAATACAGAAGGCATACAACTCTGTTAGCCGGTGGCTTAATACACCTATAACACACATCACAAGTGTGCAGATGAAAAGatttagaaaatacatttatgacaAGAAGACACAAGTAAGTTATCTGAATCACAAACCATATTCCCGCAACATTGAATGAATGTTTTCAGAACATAAAGCccactttttaatttatttataatacagaaGTCAAGCTCTTCAATCAGTGACCCCTGATGGCTGGATGATACCCACTTGTTGGAGGTGATCAAATCTGAGCCCATGGCTTCCACAGCATCATAAGCAGCCTCAGCATCATCTGCAGCCCCAGCTTTATGCGCAGCCACATCCACGCCTTCAAAGAAGTCCTCCTCCACACCTTCAAAGAAGTCCACACCTGCATCAAAGAAGTCATCCAGAGCCACGGTCCCAGTAGTACCCAGTAGTAACTCCCCAGTGCGTaatatttacatgcacaaatgtattatacataatttattatagTTGGAGTGATAATACGCAGGTATTATTATGTaattatgttttctgttttacatgttTCAGGTCGAGCTGGAGGGCTGGGTGTGACTGTGGGAAACTCCCAATGGCATTCCACCAGCTGATCTTTCCTGGGTGAAGGATGACACAGAGCGTGGACTCTTTGGCCCCATTCAGGTGTATCGTGACAATGCTGGGGTATTGAAGAGGCGGCGAGTACTAAAATCAGACCGCGTGTGGTTTTACCCTCCAGAACCTCCAGGCTACATCAGTGGTACTGTGCCAACTCCACATCTCTTCTTTCGCGGTCACATCTTTGTGTGGCGGCCTGTTGGAGTTTGGAAATACTCACTGAAGTGTCCTCGAGGAGAAGAATGTGTGGGTCAAGGTATAAACGTGTACCTCTACAAATCAGGCTACCATACCAAGGTATTACATGTTGTTAattagatatttattattacagtttggaataattaaatacaattgaaTGAATTGTTATTACGTAAATACACCAACATATCAAAGTAAACAATGTtgcctgattttttttattgcaggtTCGTCATGTTTGTGACGTTTCCGGCtggtactgtatattaaaagagGTCCTGTGCTACGGCCCATGTACAAAAGCAGCCAGGGGTGGTGGTAgttgagatggtggtctagtgggttaaaccactgaactggttaatcaaaggttgctggttcgatccaagcagccaccaccagtgtgtccttgagcaagacactttactccatgttgctccagggggattgtccctgtaataagtgcactgtaagtcgctttggataaaagcgtctgccaaatgactaaatgtaaatgtaaatggtagTTGAAAGGTGGGCAGGTGGTTGGCATGGGATTCTGCCATTCTTTGTCAACTCAGTGAGGCTCACCAAGGCATGTTTCCTGTTATTCTGACAGACATGTGAGTACACTGGAGAGTGGCGTAAACGCAACTAACGTGCCAGGAATTAGTTGCCATATTAAAAATCACACTTTACAGGCGTGGTGTGGACAAAAATGTGGTGCGGCTTTTGAGGGACCGGACTGAAGGGAACACCATGGTTAAAGTGTGGCGTCAAATTCAGGAGAATCATGTTGAGGAGTATCTCCACAGGAAAGACCTTTACACTACACTCCTCATGATTCGCCTGAAGCCTGGGGGAATTGTGTCGGCCTTAGGACACACGGTTGAGGCTCCACCTCCTCAAAGAGAGCTTCCCTCTGCTCGCCTGCTTCGCCATGCTTTCCTTCTGGCGGAGGCCAACAACGTACAGGACTACAGGAACCAGATTCTCTCCCCTTTTGGCAATGTGCTAAAGATGGACTCCACTAAAAAGGTACATCCAGCAGTACACAATATAGTTtagaacatttttttcattatttaatcaccATCACATTtgtccaaacctgaatgactaaCTTtcctctgtaaaacacaaagataGATACAGAAAGAATTACATTTTGGGTGTGTTCCGTAAAAACACGTGTTAACGGTATTGAAGGCAAGGcaagcaagtttatttatatagcacatttcatacacaaggtcaattcaaagcgctttacataaaatgattgacagaaagacgtatctttaaaatgcaaatgatttaagatcacacatactttagatttgaagaaacaataaacagcaataaaattgatcaaatataCAAGTGTATTTACGTAGCAGGTATGTCATAGCTTGCAGGTGGTGAAGAAGCTGTCTGGGGAGGGTAAAGGCACGGCGTAGTGGATTACCAGCATAGGCAATGAGCATTCGCAGATTGTCTCATTTGTTCTTACCTGTGAAGAGTCCACTCAGTGTCTGAAGCCCATGTGTCAGGGAGTAATGGACCGCTTCCACCAGGCCAATCAACCTGTGCCCAACATCTTGTACATTGACCGCGGGTGTTGTCGGGCACAAGGCCCAAGCATTGTGGAGAGCTTATTCCAGACGCGGGTGGAGAATGGTATGGTGGTGCGTTTGGACATCTTCCACTGGATACATCGCTTTGATGCAGCCATTCGCACAGACAGCCACTCAAAGTACGCTGTGTTCAAGTCTGCCCTAGCAGGAGCGGTGCTGGCCTACAACCGCGCAGACTTGGAGCTGCTCATCAAAGCTTTTAGAGCGAAGGACCCAACCGTTTTTGACACCGTGGCTGATGAAGACATGGTGCGACTCATGGTGATCCTCCAGAGATGAGCATGTACAGAGTGACTCATACTACCAACATCAATGGGATGGACATTCCTTATTTCAAATGTCTCCGTGGAAGCAGCAGCCTGTAAGGATTCCACAAAACTCTGCCTCACATGAGACCAGgtaaaagtaatacaaatgtgCAAAATGTTGTCAGATATTCTGTCCTTACCTCTATATGTGATGTCCCCCAATTGTAAATGATTCTTATCTGATatgatgaaacacaaatgctgtGATAGCACTTACTCATGATTGTCATGGACACACCAAGGCCACACACTCATTCAATGTCCGATCACCCAAACAGACTCTCTCAGATCTATCGCTCCTTGTTCCTGGAAAGAAATCTTCAAATAAGTTTGTGAAGCCAACGTTTATTAGAACCTTACCAGTTATGAAATGTACTGATCTCTCTTGAATAACCACTGCACCTGTTCTAATCATTACTGGACTACTCATTACCCTGCTTCTGGTCAGATTATCTGCTCTGCCTTTCGTATATACTCATGCTTTCCTGCTCACTAGTTCTTTATCTGTGCCTGCTGAACTGCATCATACTCACCTAACATACTCACCGCTTTGCCACCCgtcgatttttttttaagtgtagttCCTTTATATCCTTCTGCAAATAAACAATGCTTTGAGTCATCCTTAACATGTATGGTcatgttatgattttattgcCATTTTCTGTCGTTTCAAGGTCCCCACTGTGCTGCACGTCCATATCAAGTTTACCTGATTAGTGGAATAGCTCGGTGGAACTCAGACTGCAGCTCTGATGCTGTGTTTGGTGGCAAAGGCAGAAAACTCAGATCCTACTCTGCGCCTCTGATTGAGCGCCTCAACACTCGCTGCCAGCAGCAAACCGTGGAGAAGAATTTCCGTGCCCCTGCTGCTGTGACTTCAAATGAGCTGCTTGGTTTGGAGTACCTCTTAAGCCAAAGCACAGGTGAATCTGTTGGTCTGTCCCTCAGTGACCTCTCAAAGGACGGGCCCAGTCCAGAGGAGGAAGTGGTTCAGCCTGACGAGCCTGACCCCAATGAGGAGGACGAGGCCTACCAGAGCGACCCTGAGGCAGACCAGGACAGGGTGACTACTGACCCGGCCCACATAAACCTTACCACGGAGGAGACCACCACTGCTTACCCTCCGGCCTTTGTGACTCATGTTCTATTCACCTGAATGCATCACTAGCATTTTTACAATCTTTTTAGTCTGAGTGAAAACTGACTTTTTACAAAGCCAATTGatgcaaaaaatgtatcttaacaATGGATTGTTCTACTTTTCAACAGGAGGATACCTGTAGCCCCAACCCGCTGCCTGGATTCCAGCAGCTGGATAACTTCTGTTCTCTGCTTGTGGAGATTGGCAAGACTGAGAATAGGCTGAGCCTGATGACAGAGCAAAGGAACAGGCTCGTTGCCGCATGGCACGCTGTAATGGAACATGACAAGCAACCACAGAAGTTTCATCAGCTGTACAGAACACACTGCGGTAACACGTTGTATTGCCACACAAAGAGGGACGATCTTGCTGATGCTGCTGAGATTCAGCGGGTCAAGATGGCCAAACGCTACGCACCGGCTCATGATCGCTGGTGCCGTGCAGCTACGTAATTATTTGCacatgctcctcccgaactttgttaataaaacatcatttccgGCCACGTCAACCAGCACCACACCCTTGACAGTGTCTTTTTGCCCCACCGACACACCACAGAGTATTGACACCCCCTCAGCCTGGTCCAGAGCTACAGTGTACAAAAGAAAAAGCACAGACAGTCCTACTCAAGTTGGAGTCAAACTCTCACTTGCCTGTTTGTACGCTTTGCCAACAACCCACTCAgggacacaaaaaatataaaacaaagaatTTTTGTCCCGTGAAAATGAAGTCTGTGGTGTTGTTACATTATTgtaccactagatggcactcaAGCTTCTTGACTTTTGAAGATGTGTATAGCCAAGAGAGACGAGTGAGAAGAAGTACTGAGCGTGTGCAAGCATGTTATGCTGACCGTTAGTGCGGCTTAATAAAGTTATACTAACGATTTACATTTCAAGTTTATTGTCTACATAAAGACATAACAAATTGGCGACGAGGATCTTTCTTTTCTGCAAGATTGTCTAAGGATGGCTTCAGTAAGTGCTCCATTTCCCAATCCTTTTTTGCCGTGTCCCGGTGAGCCTGCTATACCGTTAGTTACATGGCTGAAGATGTTTCGAAACTACATGCTCGTCATCAATGCCACTGGGGATTCTTGGCAAGAAGCCAGAAAACGGGCTTTACTTCTCCACTGCCTCGGAACTGAAGGTCAGAGATTGTTTTATACACTGCCCAATACCGGTGACGACCTGGCTGATGCTATTAAGGCTTTGGAAGAACACTTTGTTCAGAAAAGAAATGTGGTCGTGGAACGACATGCTTTCAGGAAACGCATACAGAGGACCGATGAAACGGTAGTGCAATACATTGCTGCATTGAGAGATTTGGCGACTACTTGTGAATTTGCTGACAATCTTGAGGATATGCTGCGTGATCAGCTTGTCGAAAATATTGCTAACCCTCGCATTCGTGAAAGATTATTGATGGAATCTAAATTGACACTGGAGACTGCAATTACAATTTCTACACAGCTAGAGTCCGCTGATGCTCAGGCGAAATCGATGGCTACAAGTTCCCTCGCTCCAGTACAAGCCGTACATGTCACTCCTGCTTCTGGACGACAACGTCCGAAGGCCAAATTCAAAGCACGTACCTCATCAACACCTTCTTCTTCTACTCCGTCAGCTCGAACATGCTTTCGCTGTGGCTCTGCTGAACATCTTGCAAACGCACAGAACTGCCCCGctgcatctgctaaatgtaagaATTGCAATAAGATTGGACATTTTGCGCGAGTCTGCCGTTCTGCTACTACTCATTCAGTGCATTCAGTTGAATTACCAGAGGTCTGTGTTCTCTATCTGCCTGGAGCAACTGACCATTTGATGTGTGATGTGACCATACATGCCTCACCTGCTGCCACTTCTGTGTCTCTTCAACTTACAGTGGACTCTGGTTCATCAGTGTCCATTCTGCCGAAACATTTGTATGAGCAGCATTTTCGCACTGTGCCGTTACAAGCTCCTGCTGCCAGCTTAGTTACTTACTTACAAGAGCCAATTTCTGTACTAGGTTGTTTATCTGCAAAGATAACTAAATATGGCATTACCTGTCCTGCACACTTCTTTATTGTCGACAATGGCACAGCTTTGCTAGGCATGGATCTCATCAAGGGACTTCAGCTTCGATTTAATGCACTGTGCTGCCACCGACACACTCCTCCTCAGTCTGTGCTCTCTCATCTTCTCCACCACAGCGTGCTACATTAGGCTGTGTAAAAAATTTCACCCACAAGGTAAACATTTCTGACTCCGTACCTCCTGTCAGATGCAAATTGCGTCGCTTACCTTTCTCTGTGAGAGATGCTGTTTCCACAGAACTGGAACGACTCTTACATGCAGGTGTGATTGAAAGGATTGACTCTTCTCCATGGGTTTCTCCGATTGTTGTGGTCCAAAAGAAAACGGGGGGGATCCGCATGTGTGTTGACCTGCGAGGGCCCAACAAGGCAGTTATAATAGACAGCTACCCATTGCCACACATGGAGGAGATGATGACATTACTGCAAGGTGCGTCTGTATTTTCAACCATAGACTTGGAAAGTGCATaccatcaggttcctcttcatgAAGATTGCCGGGACCTCACTGCATTCATTACACACAAGGGACTTTTCAGGTTCTGCAGGGTACCTTACGGCTTGGCATCCGCTCCATCTGCATTCCAAAAGATGATGGTAATCATTCTGAAAGGACTCAAGAACGTTGCAAACTAGCTGGATGACATCATCGTGTGGGGATGCTCGATACAAGAGCATGATCAAGCGCTGGAGAATGTGCTGCAACGTCTCAAAGATGCTGGGTTGGTGTTGAATGATTCGAAATGTCAATTCAGAAAACAGAGCTTGAAGTTTTTAGGCCACATGGTGACTTCACAGGGTCTTCAGTTGGATCAGGACCATCTTGCGGCAATAATCGATGCACCGGCACCAGCGGATGCTGTCCAGTTGCGTTCTTTGCTGGGTCTTCTTTCATGGTACAACAAATTCATTCCTAATTTTGCTTCAGTGGTGATGCCTTTGCGTGCATGCCTGAGAGATGAGAGTGGATTTCGCTGGTCTGATGAAGCTCAACAAAGCTTGGATGATGTGAAACAACTACTAGTACACAGTCCGGCACTTGCCCTATTGGACCCGGAGATGCCAGTGGTCATTTCTACTGATGCGTCTGCTTACGGACTAGGTGCTGTCTTCGCACAAATATGCACTGATGGTCAAGAACGTACTGTTGCTTTCGCGTCCAGAACACTCACGTCAGCTGAACAGAAATACTCCACTGTGGAAAAGGAGGCTCTGGCGTGCGTCTGGGCAGTGGAAAAATGGAGAACATACTTGTGGGGCCGCAGATTTACTTTGTGGACTGACCATCAGGCCTTAACAACACTGCTGACCACAAAAGGGACTGATAGAAGTGGTATGCGCATAGCTCGGTGGGCTGCTCGGTTTCTCTGTTTCGACTACATAGCTGTGTACCGTGCTGGATCTGAAAACCACACTGCAGATTGTTTATCTCGCTTGCCCTTGCCTCTGACTTCAGATGCTGAGTCGGATACAGAACCCGAGTTTGTTGCTTTACTGTCCACTGGTCCGATTGCCATTTCCCAGGATGAGTTTGCTGCTGCCTCTGCTCACTGTTCTGAACTTTCTGCACTGCGCACACAAATTGTCAGTGGATGGCCTCCATCTTCTGCTGCTTTGGATCCTGTTCTTCGTCCATACTACAAGCTCAGGCATGAGTTCAGTGTGCAAGCTGACTTTGTATTTCGAGGATCTCGATTGGTAGTGCCTGGGAAACTACTTGAGTCATTGTTCCGTATTGCACATGAGTGTCATCAGGGAATTGTGAGAACAAAGCAACGCCTTCGTGACATGTATTGGTGGCCAAACATGGACACATTTGTGGCTGAGAAAATTGTTGCGTGTCAATTATGTCTTTCTCTGGATAAAACTGCGAAAGCCTCTGCTGTTCCACTCCAGCCTGTTCCTTTACCTTCTGCACCGTGGGAAAAACTGGCGATTGACATTGTGGGCCCTTTCGAGACTGCTGTCTGGGACTGTCGATATGctctgacactcactgactatTATAGTAAATGGCCTGAGGTAGCCTTTACTACGTCTGTTGCAACAAAACAGGTGACTGCATTTCTTACCTCTGTCTTCAGTAGACACGGCAACCCGACCACTGTGGTCAGTGATAATGGGCCTCAGTTCACTTCTCTTGAGTTTGCTGCGttcctgaaagagagagatattaAGCACATTCGCACTTCAGTGTATCATCCTGCTGCAAATGGTGCTATTGAACGCTTTCACAGAGTTCTTAAGAGTACAATCCAATCAGCAATCCTACAATCAGCACCATGGAAAACAACAGTGACTGACTTCCTGCAGATTTATCGCGCTACACCTCATGCGGTGACTAGTGTTTCTCCATTCGAATTACTTCATGGAAGGAAAATGCGTACCCGTCTCAATGTCCTGAAATCTTCACCTTCTGGTCATGAGCCTGCACAACTGCAACAGCGGGTTTCTTCACGTCAGGAGGTCATGAAATCTCGCTTTGACCACAAGCATCGAGTgcgtcatttttcttttcaaaaaggaGATAAAGTGCGCATTAAAAAGTCAGTACATGTACCAAAAGCCTATCCAAAATTCACTCCTCCAGTTGAGGTCAGAAGAAAGGTTTGTCCTTACACTTACCTCTTGGATGATGGAAAGAAGTGGCATGCATCGTGTCTTGCACCCTTACCGACTAGAGAGCTGGATAATGGAATGGACTCTCAATCCTGAAAACTTGATTCCTTCTCATGCTCCAGTATCTGGAAATTCATTATCTTCTGATGCTGGTTCAAGAGAGCAACGTCAAAGACGTGAGCCGGGTTGGCTGAAGGACTATGTTTATTAGTCACAGAATTTAACATGGACTTTTGcactacatatatatattactcACATAAAGACAAGTACTGAATACTAGTTAAGTAGTTTGGTTCATACTgcttattctttaaaatactcTTCTGCATTCATTTAATGTGTTGCTTAGTGTCATTCATTTATAGGTGAAATTGTTGATACAGAGTAGATTTGCTGTTCTTGATTCTATTTCATGTCAAGTGTTGGTTACAGAAAAATTCATTTAAGTAAAAGGGGAATATGTGGTGTTGTTACATTATTgtaccactagatggcactcaAGCTTCTTGACTTTTGAAGATGTGTATCGCCAAGAGAGACGAGTGAGAAGAAGTACTGAGCGTGTGCATGCATGTTATGCTGACCGTTAGTGCGGCTTAATAAAGTTATACTAACGATTTACATTTCAAGTTTATTGTCTACATAAAGACATAACAATGTCGACCTCTAAACGATTGGACAACAGAGTGTTCACCAGCTATGAACACTTTACCACAGTTGTGGACTCACAAAAGTGAAgtttgttttgctgttgtgagatagaaacaccgtttttattgttatatatatataaaataccgactattgttcattttataaagtttatatGTGTATCTTCtgttaaatcaacaaaaatataGGATATTGTATATTgcctttaatatatattttctatgtCACTTACCTATTTTATACCTGATATAAATGTGATGCTTGTCTTGAATatggcattttatttaattccagttatattttattaaacgtacctaatatttcatattatattatatttcatgttATATGTAACCCAACATTGTTAgcattgttatatatatatttcatataatgttaataaaaaaaacatgtgtaattCGACAGGACTGAATAATACAGCACTCTGGGTTGTTTCtttctgaaaactgttttttttatttattgtatatccAATAtccttatttaatatttcttattctaagtaactaaataaactaataatgtATGTTAACAATAATGTGTCCGTTTACATGTGtgttatttacatataaattacatgtaaaatgaaaacactaaTTATAAGGGACATAACATTGTCTTCTCTTCAGAATGATTTTCATTGAATAGCATATGAATATAATGAGATTGAATTGAAGAATGGACATAAATATTCAACTGATAAATAGACAgtttatttatgtgaaaaatCGAATGCATGTATCAGTATTCACAGAAAAAGTTTCAGATTAATTCATACATTGTTGCAAAAGAAGACGTGAGGAAAAGGCCACATTGACACATAGTTACACAAATAACTGAGGCAATAAGTCATACAATacagtttataatataataagacaatatttacaataaggcaagccaaaacataaacagcatgactcttaaattataaaaacatatgagCACTAGATCATCATTTGCATGGCCcaatagttttcatttattcatattacatTAAAGGACATGAAACTTAATAATATGCATTGATGATGTTGTAGTAGCTCGGAATGACTGGGAGTGCATTTAACATCTGGAAACAaagaataacaataataataataacacgtGACAATTTGTAGACAGCCGACCAATCATGTACAACTCCAAATGCACTTCTATACAGCGCATCGTGGCGATGAACTGTATCGAAGTGCTTTTGGAGTTGTGGGTGATTGGCCGGCTGTCTACGGATTGTCACGTgttactattattattgttttttttttgtgtttccagATGTTACGGTCACTCCCAGTCATTCCGAGCTACGTCAACTTCATCAATGAACAGTATCAAGTGTCATGTCCTTCAATGTAATATGATAAATGAAAACTATTGAGCCATGCAAATGATGTATTAGTgctatattgtttttataatttaagaaTCATGCTGTTTATGTCTTTTCTTTACCCTTTTGCAACaacatttgaattaattaattaatttgaaacatttatgtgtatacTGATACATGCATTCGATTTTTCACATCAATAAACTGTCTTTTTATCAGCTGAATATTTATGTCCTTTCTTCAATTCAATCTcattatattcaataaaaatcattatgaagAGAAAGACAATGTTATGTCGTCACTTATAATTAGTGATTTctttttatatgtaatttatgtGTAAATAACACACATGTTAATAGTCGGATACATTATTGTTAACGTACATTATTAGTTCATTTAGTTACTTAcaataagaaatatta encodes:
- the LOC130407522 gene encoding tetra-peptide repeat homeobox protein 1-like — protein: MATGGGSAPKPLSHIASVVYSVIGSDTSIMGLEGATDPSMQLLMEIEGPNGNPGPSDASNFPLPAPLPLPAPLPLPAPLPLTAPLPLTAPLPAPLPAPLPLTAPLPLTAPLPAPLPLTAPLPLPAPLPAPLPLTAPLPAPLPLPAPLPLTAPLPLTAPLPLTAFLPAPLPLTAPLPAPLPAPLPLTAPLPAPLPAPHPLTAPLPLPAPLPAPLPLTAPLPLTKPLPLTAPLPLTAPLPAPLPLTAPLPLTAPLPASSSTIPSPASPLSPAAGAKPSPLKEKKMKMEMRVLKRQKRVLDAKDRLIQLKSEYYTLKIAKMQRE